ATATTACTGGCAATAGTGCTACTTTGAATCTCAATTGACCCATTACCAAACCAAGTCTTAGAATGAGGAATTACCGTTAGCATTCCGTATGCAATTTGTGTTAATCTAGATTGAATGTGCATTATGTCTACATTATGGTAATTGCTATTTGCCGCTTCTTCATTTAAATCAGTGTATGATTCTCCCAATACCAAATTCCTTGCCCAAGCCGCTAATGCGGTATAGACTAGCCTGTTTCCATATTCCTCATTTGTTTCATCGCTATATTTTCCAATATTTAAATCAAATGATATTTGTTTTATTAGTGAATTATTCATTTAATGCACCTCTAACAATTTCTATCAAATTATCTCCCAGTTGATATTTTTGTATATTTTGTTCCAAATCAACTAGCATATTATTACATTTGCATATAAATATAAGTTCGGATCTTAAGTATCCTTCAAAAGCTATCTCTACATTTGATAGTTTTTTTGCATATGCAATAATATTGGCTCTCAATATTTCATATGGAATACTAAATTTCAAATCACGTATAAGCCTTTTAAGTACTTTGCGCTCATGCTTAAAATCATTTGATGAGCTAAATTCTTTTAATACTTTTTGCGCATCACTATTCTCATAATCCATTTTTTTACCCATTTCATATTCGCTTATCATAACAAGAGCAACTTGATTGAATAAATTATGTGGCATATATTTTATAGAATCTATATTTTCTGTTGATAGCAGTAAAAGCTTATTTGAAAATATCATCTGCGATTTTTCTCTTAACAATGGCATCAAGGAATTTTCATTCATTGTGCCAACAGCATCCTCAATTAAAACAACATTCGAGTCTGTCATATTGTAAACTTCTAGCAATTCTTTTGAGTTTGTATAACCATTTGGCAAAGTAATAATATATGGAGTTTCGCCGCTATATGCAGTACTAATTGCAGTGGCTATTTCTCTAGCCTTGTACCCACAAATTAGAGGTGTCATACCTGCTGCTAAAATTCCAACAATATAGTTTGCGACTTCATCAGCTATTTTCTTAACGCCTATATTTTCTAGATTGATTGCGATGTTTTCTGCAAAATCGTATATATTAACGCATTTTTTTATATGTGATGCTTTTTCATTCTTTTTAATGTATAAATCAGTATCCTGAGCTCCAGTATTTTGTACTTGTATAGGATTGTTAGAATTACATTTTAATAGTGAATCATATAAAGCCTTCTCAATTAGCTTTTTGTCAATGTTTTCAATAAATTCCTTTATGATATTCTTATATTCATCTATTTTAATCCCCAACCCTATTTTTTCATTCTCTAACATCTTAATATCATTGTTTAACATTACTTTTGACTTTTTTAACTCTTCACACTCTTTATCAAGAGAGCTTATTATATTCAATAATTGTTCATGCTCCAAATCCCACTTTTCCTGTGCAATGATACTATACTCATCATATTTTAGATCTATTTGTTTTGTTAGTTTTTCTATAGTTGAAATTTTTACCTTTATCTCATTTGTTAATTTAATATTTTTTTTATTCATATTTTCAACCTGAATATTTAAAGATTTTATCTTATCTTGTAAAATATCCATCTCTTTATTTTTTTGGATTTTAATTTCTTCTATTTGAGCACGTAGCAAATTAGAAGCCATTTTTTCATCAGAAATCTCCATGTTTTTAGCATATAATTTTTCTTTTATTTCTTTTGTTTTTTGAATCTGATTGTAAATCTCAAGCCTATATTCCTCTTCCATAGCCTTAATTTTATTTTGATACTCATTTTCCAACCTTTTAGATATTTCCTTTTCCGTCTTCTTTTTAATATCTATTGTTCTTATATATGCATCAATGTAATTGCTTTGCTCATTACTTATATTTTTACCCATTAGCTTAAAAAACAATTTTATATATTCTGGTTTCTTGTACTCCAGCTTCCATGTATCCAAAATCATATCTATTAATTTGTCAAAATTAACTATATCATTGTCTGATAAGACTTTTTCTAAAAATTTTTCATCTGAAGTCGTTTCAAAAATATGATCGTTAACCGCATTTATAGCCAAAGTCGTATTATATTTTACTTTATTTATAATATTTATATCATATCTCCTTATCCTATCAAAGTATATTTTAGGTAATCTGCCCATCAACCTCTTCGATTTAACATCTATTCTAAGTCCAGTAGTTACACCTGCAAATGCTTTTGGATACTTCTTAATGGGATCTAAAAGAGATTGCTTAGGAATCATATTTATCAACAAATATACTTCTTCATCAGTTAATTTATCCAGAAAATCATCTGATAACATAACCCCATTATTCATTAGATACTCCCCCTAAAGATTTAAAAATATCGTCCATATATTTTACAGCAGAAATGGGAATTGCATTAGTCTTTATCCAAGTTTCAAGCAATCTATATAATTGAACATTGCTTCTATTAATGTTTTGAGATAATAAGTACAGTAATTGAAAATAATGATTATCAGCATTAATAGTTGGACCATTACATCTATAAAGCTTCAAAAATTCTCCCTTCCAATCTATATTGCCAGATCCTTCTATCTTGTAATTTTTTCTTTTATATGTATATTTCTTTATTCCAAAGGCTCCACTGTTTATTAATAAATTAAAAATATAATCTACATTTTCGAAACATGCATTACTTGAATATATTACATAATCCTTATTAAGCACTGTAGCACAGAATGGGATGTTCGAACTTATATAAAGTTTTCCATCCTTAGGTGGTTTTATATTTGCATCACTAAAATCCACTTCTATATCATTTGAGTCCTTGATTACAATTTGCTGCTTTAATTGCTGTTTTTTAATTAAAGATGGATTATATGAAATATTATACTTTATCTCAGAACTAAATCGTTCATTTTCTTCGTCTGTTATAACAATTGATTTATTTGCATCTACCGTTAATGGTATAATACAATTTTTACCCTCAGTATGATCAATTTCAAACATTTTATTATATAGTATAAAATATAAATTCTCTTTTTTTGAATTATTAATATATAAAAAAAGAGCCTTACGTTTGTTAAATGTTATTTCATTTCCTTTAAATACTGCCGGAGGCCATAATGGCAATAGTTCACTTGATTTTTCTACCAGTCTATATCCCTTGCCTTCTATAAATCTTCTGGCTTCCTCAGTAAAACTATCTATGCTCATTTCATATACAGCAATAATTTGAGTTGTATATCCCTTTTTAAGAAATATTTCTCCTACTTGCTCAAAACTTATCCCTCTTACCTTTGGTGGATTATTATAAAACATAATTCTATATGTTTTTCCGACACTAATATCTGCTTTTAATGCAACCCTATATCCACCATCCTTATTGGAATGATATATATCGTTTTCTATGTCTACACCTCTAATGCCCCACAACCACTTTTGCCTGACATCTGTCAATGAAACTGCAGGTTTGCACTCTATGTAAATCCACTTTTCAATTGTATTAACAGGATAAAAATATAGTTCATCAACTGTATATACTTTTCTATCTATTTCTGATTGTGCCTTTGTATTTACATAAATTTTAGTTCCTGCTTGTTTCAATTGCTTAAAGCTTTCTTCACTAATTTGTGGGAAATAGGCTTTAAGTTGAAATCTTCCTTCGTTGCTACACAAATATAATGGGATTCCACCATTATTTATGTAAATAATATCTAATTTATTATCAATTCTTTTATATGATTTATCCTCATGGTATTCTGGACATGTCCTTTGTTGGGGTGTTCTATCGCGAATAGGTCTATGATAAAAACAAGCATTTAATCCATCACGAACAAGTACTGGTTCTAAACAATAAGGGCATTTATATGAAAATCCTTTTTTCCCTTTACTATAATGTATACGTTTGCCATTACTATCATTAGCATATTCCATATTTAACACCTGACTTTCTTGTTCTTATGATAATATACTTTTTTATTGCTGCATGCAGATAATATTCCAATCAAATATATACCTAGCTATAACCAGATATAATTTTTAATATTATGTCCCCATATTTTTCGGTTTTTACTTCTCCAAATCCTGAAACCTGCAACAATTCTTCCTTTGAATTTGGCATCTTATCTATTAAATCCATCATCTGTTTATCACTAAAAATATAATACGGCTTTATATTTTCTTCCCTGCTCCTCTGTAGCCTAAATTCCTTTAGCTGTTTTATCAGCTCAGCTTTATTATGTGTTTGTTTATCTGCATCCGATATATTCTTAAGGAGTAATTCATATTTCTTCGTATAGTCTGATTTATTAGGTGTATGCAGGGCCAAAAGTCCTTCTGCAAACTCTTTAATATCCCTATCATTAAGAGCCGGCTGCTTAGACTGTTGATAGACATTCTTGATGTATTTATTCAGTTGATCAGCCCTAATTACCATTTGTTTGACTTCCTTTTTGGCATATCTCGCATTCAATACAGTTTTAGGATTAGCCAATACCACAATAGATTTATAGTTTTCATCAAAGTATTTATCAAATAACATCTTAGAAAGCATATTCCCTTTGGATTCCCTTTTTATTTGCCTAAGTATCTCCAAGTGCCTTTGATTTTGAGTTATGGGAGAATAGATACCCTCTTTTATGCGTTTGCCATTAAGCTCATATTTTCTTATAAAATTGCCTTCACTATCAATATCAATATCACCTATAAGATTTTTACATTCTATAATAAACGTAATCTTTCTGGTTACAACTATATAATCAACTTGGGCCGATAGCCCATTTATTTCAAAATGCATATCATGCATTATATACATTTGCATACCACTGTTTTTTAACTCAAATGCTATATTCTTTTCACCTATTTCCCCCATTGACGCTAGTTTAATTTCCCTATCTATAATATATTTTGCTTTTCCCGATGCCTGCGTCTGCAACTCTTTTAGTCTACATAGAAACTGTATTGTATCACTATCCTCTTTTAGAAATACAGGCTTGTCAAAAGTATTAAGCAACCCCATCTTTCTCACTCCACTTGTTATACTCTTACTTCATTTATTACATTTCTCCATTTACAATAAAAATTTCGACATAAGTCCCATAAATTCCTTCTATATCCATAAAAAATTTTATAATAATCAGCAGTTCTTAATTGATTTATCGTGTCTTATAATTAAAAATAAGCCCTACATAAGTAGGGCCTAACAATCATATCCTTTTCCGTTATAAACCAATTTATATCTTGTCTTGCTCTGTACGGTATCCTATATCTCTGTTTCTCAATTTATAGGCTTCTTTAATAAGTTGATCTCCTTGAGTTTGAACATCCCCATTTTCCTATATATTCTTTACTTCATATCCATTAAAGCTGGTTTTTCCCAATATTCCTAAAATATGTATCCCTTTAGTATACAAACTCCTATCTTACATAGCATGCCCAAAGCTACTTGCCCATGAATATATAATACATATTATTCTCGTTCAAAAAGTTTTTTATTTGATCAGAATTAAATTGGGAAGCATTCTTTGAATAGGGTATACTTCTAACATCTACTATACAGTTAGTATATATATATAATTTTTTAATATATTATTTTTCTTTATCATTTCTATACCTTTTGCATAACATTCAAGTTATCTTATCCCATGAAACAATCTTATATCTATAAGCTTTTTCAGTTTCAATTTCTATAATATCATTTACATCCTTGCCTATTAACTCTTTCCCTAAAGGAGTATCTATTGATATTTTATGTTTGCTGACATTTTTGTTTTTCAATTCTACTAGATAAATTGTTATATGCTCTTTGTATTGAAAATCATATAGTTTGACTTTACAGTTAATATTTATTTTGTCTGATGGCTGATTTTTTTGATAGGCATTTTGAATATAATTATGTGCAATAGATGTTTTATTATCTCGTGAATTTTCATCCTTCTCTCTATAATACATACAAATAGTTGGACTATAGCATTTACACATATAATTTGGTGACTTATTACATTTACATATGTATTTATCAAAATAAATACATCTTTTCTTATAGCGTCTAGTATTTTCATCCCTATGAATATATTCTAAATGTGCCGGTACACCTTGCATATGTCTTACCCCATTTTCAATCTCTCCTCCTAAAGTTAAATTATTGACGATTATTCTTCCACTTGTATTATAAATTTCGGCAAAAGCTCCATAAGTTCCTTGTCTATCCACAAATAAATTTGCAAAGTCTAAATGACAAATAAATTTGCAAAGTCTGTCATAATTACTCATACCCATTTGGATTGTTTACTTGCCATCTCCATGCATCCTTGCACATATCATAAATATCCTTCTCTGCCTTCCATCCAAGCTCTCTATATGCCTTTGAGGGATCTGCATAGCAAGAAGCTATATCTCCCGCCCTTCTATCTGCCATAACATATGGGATCTCCTTCCCCGTAGCCTTTTCAAATGCCTTTACCACATCAAGTACGCTATACCCTATACCAGTGCCAAGATTATATGCATCTATCCCGTTAGATTCGATAACCTTTTGAAGTGCCTTTAGATGTCCCTTTGCTAAATCCACCACATGGATATAGTCCCTTATCCCAGTACCATCAGGAGTATCATAGTCATTGCCAAATATATTAAGCATTTTCCGCTTTCCTGCAGCCACCTGGGTTATATATGGCATCAAGTTGTTTGGAATCCCATTTGGATCCTCGCCAATCCTCCCACTTTCATGGGCACCTATAGGGTTAAAATATCTAAGCAAGGCTATGCTCCATGTACCATCGGATGCATATGTATCTCTTAAGATTTGTTCTATCATAATCTTGGTCCATCCATATGGATTAGTAGCACTAAGGGGTAAGTCTTCAGTAAGTGGCGATTCATTATCCATACCATAGACTGTAGCAGATGAGCTAAATACCATATTTTTAACGCCATACCTTTGCATAGCCTCACATAAAACCAATGTGCCTGTAATATTATTCTGATAGTACCTTAAAGGCTCTTCTACAGACTCCCCCACCGCCTTTAGCCCTGCAAAATGGATCACCGCTTCAATGTCATTTTCCTCAAAAACATTATACATGCCTTCCCGATTTAATATATCTAGTTTATAGAACTTTAGTATCTTTCCCGTTATCCCCTCTATGTGATCTATAGCCTTAATCTTGCTATTTGAAAGATTATCTACCACTATCACATCATACCCTGCATCTAAAAGCTCTACACAGGTATGACTTCCGATATATCCTGTACCTCCAGTTACCAATATGGACATATCTTACATCAACCTTTCTCTATTTTCTATTTGAAAACTTCTTTGAAATATAGGAGTAGGCTACCTTAAGCTCCCTCGCTCCAAATAGCCATAGTATACATATATAGATAATTCCTCCTAATATTACAGATAAAAATAGATGTACTCCCTTTTTATTAAATATCCAGATTACAATAAAAAATAGTATGGCGGTTATAATGAGCTTCCCTAACCCTTTAAGATCTACTATCTCACCAATACTACAGCGCATGGTTCTCTTCCACGATATTAGAAAGCATATAACGGAAGCTAAAAATGATAGGGAGGTAGCAAGGCTCAGTCCCCCTACATTTAGATGCTTAACCAACAAAAAATCAACCGTAATATTTACTAAAACAGCAATAGTCCCATTTATCATGGGAGTCCTTGTATCCTGCAAGGCATAAAATGCCTTGTTAAAAACCTCCCTTATTGCAAAGGGTAAGAAACCAAGGGATAGGAATACCAATGAAAAGGCAGTCAGTTCCACATCTTTTTTCACAAACTCACCACGTTCAAATACGATACTTACAATATCTCTGCTGTATAATATGGTGATTATTGTAATGGGCAGCATGATCATTGTGAATATATTTATGGAACCGGATATATACTTGTTTAGATCGTCATAATCATCCTTTGCACACAATTGGGAGAAAAAAGGATATATTACGGTTATAACACTTGATACAAATATACCCTGTACAAAACCTGTAAGGCGGCTGGAATAATTTATAGCAGATACACTTCCCTGCTCTAGACTTGATGCCAATGCCTTATCCACAACCGTATTTATCTGTCCTATGGCAGTACCTATGAGTACGGGGATTATAAGGAAGACTAATCTTTTTACATATGGATCCTTAAAGTCAAGCACCCTATTATAAGAGTATTTCCCTTTTATAAAGAATAACTGAATAAGGGCCTGTCCCATCGTACCTATGAGGGTAGCTATAGTTAAAGCATAAACCCCATAATATCTTGTGAAAAATATACAGCCTAGTATGACTGCAATATTATAAGGAAATCCTACCAATGCAGGGCCTAAAAAGCTTTCATTGGACTGCAATATACCTGTTAAAACCGCTGATATCATGTTGAATATGGCGCCTATAAACAGTATCCTGGTAATAACTACAGTCAAATCATATTTAGCCCCTGAAAAGCCAGGTGCTAAAAGATTTACAAGATTTGGGGAGAAGATTATACCCAAAATCAATAAAAAGCAGCATATAATGCTGATTATATTCAATAGATTGCTTGCAAAAGTATTGGCTGCCTTTTTCCCATCTACATTCATAAGCTGGGTATATAGAGGTATAAAGGTAGTAGATATACTAGCGCCAATGCTTGC
This genomic interval from Xylanivirga thermophila contains the following:
- a CDS encoding DUF488 family protein; translated protein: MKKLYIYTNCIVDVRSIPYSKNASQFNSDQIKNFLNENNMYYIFMGK
- the galE gene encoding UDP-glucose 4-epimerase GalE, which translates into the protein MSILVTGGTGYIGSHTCVELLDAGYDVIVVDNLSNSKIKAIDHIEGITGKILKFYKLDILNREGMYNVFEENDIEAVIHFAGLKAVGESVEEPLRYYQNNITGTLVLCEAMQRYGVKNMVFSSSATVYGMDNESPLTEDLPLSATNPYGWTKIMIEQILRDTYASDGTWSIALLRYFNPIGAHESGRIGEDPNGIPNNLMPYITQVAAGKRKMLNIFGNDYDTPDGTGIRDYIHVVDLAKGHLKALQKVIESNGIDAYNLGTGIGYSVLDVVKAFEKATGKEIPYVMADRRAGDIASCYADPSKAYRELGWKAEKDIYDMCKDAWRWQVNNPNGYE
- a CDS encoding coiled-coil domain-containing protein → MNNGVMLSDDFLDKLTDEEVYLLINMIPKQSLLDPIKKYPKAFAGVTTGLRIDVKSKRLMGRLPKIYFDRIRRYDINIINKVKYNTTLAINAVNDHIFETTSDEKFLEKVLSDNDIVNFDKLIDMILDTWKLEYKKPEYIKLFFKLMGKNISNEQSNYIDAYIRTIDIKKKTEKEISKRLENEYQNKIKAMEEEYRLEIYNQIQKTKEIKEKLYAKNMEISDEKMASNLLRAQIEEIKIQKNKEMDILQDKIKSLNIQVENMNKKNIKLTNEIKVKISTIEKLTKQIDLKYDEYSIIAQEKWDLEHEQLLNIISSLDKECEELKKSKVMLNNDIKMLENEKIGLGIKIDEYKNIIKEFIENIDKKLIEKALYDSLLKCNSNNPIQVQNTGAQDTDLYIKKNEKASHIKKCVNIYDFAENIAINLENIGVKKIADEVANYIVGILAAGMTPLICGYKAREIATAISTAYSGETPYIITLPNGYTNSKELLEVYNMTDSNVVLIEDAVGTMNENSLMPLLREKSQMIFSNKLLLLSTENIDSIKYMPHNLFNQVALVMISEYEMGKKMDYENSDAQKVLKEFSSSNDFKHERKVLKRLIRDLKFSIPYEILRANIIAYAKKLSNVEIAFEGYLRSELIFICKCNNMLVDLEQNIQKYQLGDNLIEIVRGALNE
- a CDS encoding HRDC domain-containing protein, producing MGLLNTFDKPVFLKEDSDTIQFLCRLKELQTQASGKAKYIIDREIKLASMGEIGEKNIAFELKNSGMQMYIMHDMHFEINGLSAQVDYIVVTRKITFIIECKNLIGDIDIDSEGNFIRKYELNGKRIKEGIYSPITQNQRHLEILRQIKRESKGNMLSKMLFDKYFDENYKSIVVLANPKTVLNARYAKKEVKQMVIRADQLNKYIKNVYQQSKQPALNDRDIKEFAEGLLALHTPNKSDYTKKYELLLKNISDADKQTHNKAELIKQLKEFRLQRSREENIKPYYIFSDKQMMDLIDKMPNSKEELLQVSGFGEVKTEKYGDIILKIISGYS
- the murJ gene encoding murein biosynthesis integral membrane protein MurJ, whose protein sequence is MNSAKKMAKTTTILMIITLVSKVFGFVRETVIARYFGAGMEADAYFMALGIPNLIFASIGASISTTFIPLYTQLMNVDGKKAANTFASNLLNIISIICCFLLILGIIFSPNLVNLLAPGFSGAKYDLTVVITRILFIGAIFNMISAVLTGILQSNESFLGPALVGFPYNIAVILGCIFFTRYYGVYALTIATLIGTMGQALIQLFFIKGKYSYNRVLDFKDPYVKRLVFLIIPVLIGTAIGQINTVVDKALASSLEQGSVSAINYSSRLTGFVQGIFVSSVITVIYPFFSQLCAKDDYDDLNKYISGSINIFTMIMLPITIITILYSRDIVSIVFERGEFVKKDVELTAFSLVFLSLGFLPFAIREVFNKAFYALQDTRTPMINGTIAVLVNITVDFLLVKHLNVGGLSLATSLSFLASVICFLISWKRTMRCSIGEIVDLKGLGKLIITAILFFIVIWIFNKKGVHLFLSVILGGIIYICILWLFGARELKVAYSYISKKFSNRK
- a CDS encoding GreA/GreB family elongation factor, producing MSNYDRLCKFICHLDFANLFVDRQGTYGAFAEIYNTSGRIIVNNLTLGGEIENGVRHMQGVPAHLEYIHRDENTRRYKKRCIYFDKYICKCNKSPNYMCKCYSPTICMYYREKDENSRDNKTSIAHNYIQNAYQKNQPSDKININCKVKLYDFQYKEHITIYLVELKNKNVSKHKISIDTPLGKELIGKDVNDIIEIETEKAYRYKIVSWDKIT